From a single Fibrobacter sp. UWH4 genomic region:
- the rhuM gene encoding RhuM family protein gives MSKKDKIEIRDQVGNENRGEIVLYQPEGEVRLEVRVENETVWLTANQMARLFNRDEKTLRKHINNVFSEEVEKDNNTHFLRVDGVKQPVAFYSLDVIISVGYRVKSASGVKFRRWANQVLKEYMLKGYAINQRKISTDLQIVDRLHEQRQLIEDQGAEIAEFRNTTEKRLGEQDSRLSAVEQRIDFFVNAAQTPTGGILATGTRFDGFVLISDLVKRAKKSVVFIDPYATIEVLKFAAMRAKGVSAKIYSSRITPEFKTAADLHKKQYPELELKTMRTIHDRFLLVDDTVYHFGASFKDMGNEMTAFSVLDFVTPAEVIAKVEQNTKGK, from the coding sequence ATGAGCAAAAAGGATAAAATTGAGATTCGCGACCAGGTCGGGAACGAAAACAGGGGCGAAATCGTGCTTTACCAGCCGGAAGGCGAAGTCCGGCTGGAGGTGCGTGTAGAAAACGAGACCGTGTGGCTCACGGCAAACCAAATGGCGCGTCTTTTCAATCGAGACGAGAAAACGTTACGAAAGCACATCAACAACGTGTTTTCGGAGGAAGTCGAGAAAGACAACAACACGCATTTTTTGCGTGTTGATGGCGTAAAGCAACCGGTTGCTTTTTATAGCCTTGATGTAATCATTTCGGTCGGATATCGCGTAAAGTCCGCAAGCGGAGTCAAGTTTCGCCGCTGGGCAAACCAAGTTCTCAAGGAATACATGCTCAAGGGTTACGCCATAAACCAGCGAAAAATATCGACCGATTTGCAGATTGTGGACCGTCTGCACGAACAGCGGCAACTCATCGAAGACCAGGGCGCAGAAATTGCGGAATTTAGGAACACCACAGAAAAACGTCTCGGCGAACAGGACTCCCGACTTTCAGCAGTCGAACAACGTATAGATTTTTTCGTGAATGCGGCACAAACTCCAACGGGTGGGATTCTTGCGACCGGAACGCGGTTTGACGGTTTTGTGCTGATTTCTGATCTTGTGAAGAGGGCAAAAAAGTCCGTGGTATTTATTGACCCATATGCCACCATCGAGGTGCTGAAATTTGCTGCCATGCGAGCAAAAGGCGTTTCGGCAAAAATCTACTCCTCACGAATTACACCTGAATTCAAGACTGCGGCAGACTTGCACAAGAAGCAATATCCTGAACTAGAATTGAAGACCATGCGCACGATTCACGACCGTTTTCTTCTGGTCGACGACACTGTATATCACTTTGGAGCTTCGTTTAAAGATATGGGTAACGAAATGACTGCTTTTAGCGTGCTAGATTTCGTGACACCCGCCGAAGTCATTGCGAAAGTGGAGCAAAATACAAAAGGAAAATAG
- a CDS encoding aldo/keto reductase has translation MERIRLNDGVEIPAVGFGVFMIPNGGETYCAVLDALKAGYRHIDTAAAYMNESDVGKAVRDSGIKRDEVFITSKLWLQDYGYDAAKKGVDTSLKNLGMDYMDLYLLHQPYGDVEGAWKALEDAKKAGKIRSIGVSNMTPKIWNSFVPRFSTIPSVNQVECNPYFQQKELRKILDPQGVRLEAWYPLGHGDKGLLANETVVALAKKYGKNAGQVILRFEIQSGIIVLPKSTNPERIKGNLDIFDFELSEDEMEQMRVLDKGKGTHDPEAPGVGEMLLNNYKIHE, from the coding sequence ATGGAAAGAATCAGGTTGAACGACGGTGTCGAAATTCCGGCAGTGGGATTTGGCGTATTCATGATTCCGAACGGTGGCGAAACTTACTGTGCCGTGCTGGACGCACTCAAGGCGGGGTACCGACATATCGATACGGCAGCCGCCTATATGAATGAAAGCGATGTAGGCAAGGCCGTCCGCGATTCGGGTATCAAGCGCGACGAAGTCTTTATTACAAGCAAGCTCTGGCTGCAGGATTACGGCTACGATGCGGCCAAGAAAGGTGTCGATACATCCCTCAAGAACCTTGGCATGGATTACATGGACCTTTACTTGCTGCACCAGCCCTACGGCGATGTCGAAGGGGCCTGGAAGGCCCTAGAAGATGCCAAGAAGGCGGGGAAAATCCGTTCTATTGGCGTAAGCAACATGACGCCGAAAATTTGGAACAGTTTCGTGCCCCGTTTTTCGACAATTCCAAGCGTGAACCAGGTGGAATGCAACCCCTATTTCCAGCAGAAGGAACTGCGCAAGATTCTTGACCCGCAAGGTGTCAGGCTGGAAGCATGGTATCCTCTGGGACACGGTGATAAGGGTTTGCTTGCCAACGAGACTGTCGTTGCGCTGGCAAAAAAATACGGCAAGAACGCAGGGCAGGTGATTCTCCGGTTTGAAATCCAGAGCGGAATCATTGTATTGCCCAAGTCTACCAACCCGGAGCGCATCAAGGGGAATCTTGATATCTTCGACTTTGAACTCTCCGAAGACGAAATGGAGCAAATGAGGGTTTTGGACAAGGGGAAAGGGACCCACGATCCGGAAGCTCCCGGCGTAGGCGAAATGCTCCTGAATAATTACAAAATTCACGAGTAA
- a CDS encoding flavodoxin, translated as MKSPALFSTLLLALFLGFFAACSDDGSSSPTGAGEAVESSVSQDGKSSATSKDETSSSSESTVLSNSANSSSATSSSATSANKSRGKTLVAYFSRTGNTKPLAEYAAEYLDATLFEITAKTPYTDEDIAYYTDCRADREQKDESARPEIATAVENMDEYDTVIIAHPIWHGIAPRIISTFLESYDFSGKTLLTFCTSASSPLGQSAKLLQELTPNSTWLESKRFAIGTSREEIEEWLEEVLRP; from the coding sequence ATGAAATCGCCCGCGTTGTTTTCGACATTGCTGCTGGCTCTGTTTTTGGGCTTCTTTGCCGCGTGTTCCGACGACGGCTCGTCTTCTCCGACAGGCGCCGGGGAAGCTGTCGAATCCAGCGTCTCGCAAGACGGCAAAAGCTCCGCGACTTCAAAGGACGAAACTTCTTCAAGTTCGGAATCAACCGTTTTGAGCAACTCGGCTAATTCAAGTTCGGCGACATCCAGTTCCGCGACATCGGCGAATAAATCCCGCGGCAAGACGCTCGTGGCTTACTTCTCGAGAACGGGCAACACCAAACCGCTGGCCGAATACGCCGCGGAATACCTGGACGCAACATTATTCGAAATCACCGCAAAAACCCCTTACACCGACGAAGACATCGCCTACTATACGGACTGCCGTGCCGACCGCGAACAGAAAGACGAATCCGCCCGCCCCGAAATCGCGACCGCTGTCGAGAACATGGACGAATACGATACCGTCATCATCGCGCACCCGATATGGCACGGGATCGCACCCCGCATCATAAGCACGTTCCTCGAAAGCTACGACTTTTCGGGCAAGACCTTGCTCACCTTCTGCACGTCGGCTTCAAGCCCGCTAGGCCAAAGCGCCAAGCTGCTGCAGGAACTCACGCCCAATTCCACATGGCTCGAAAGCAAGCGCTTCGCCATCGGCACCAGCCGCGAAGAAATCGAAGAATGGCTGGAAGAAGTTTTGCGCCCGTAA
- a CDS encoding DapH/DapD/GlmU-related protein, whose translation MDYKQGYVYELMDNGGPTNVRESYFKEAVDEMMRSRVLCAKANAKLPDDPGYVKDLEELFGRSLDGIRILTPFICDFGNRVKFGKGVFINHSAILSASGGIEFEDGVSIAPGVRIATINHDFNERHTKYTYGKVTIKRNAWIGMNVTICPGVTVGEYAVVAAGAVLTKDVPAYAVVGGVPAKVIKMQDPAEQKER comes from the coding sequence ATGGATTACAAACAAGGTTATGTTTACGAATTGATGGATAACGGCGGGCCTACCAACGTTCGGGAAAGTTATTTCAAGGAGGCCGTTGACGAGATGATGCGGTCGCGTGTTCTTTGCGCCAAGGCCAACGCCAAGTTGCCCGACGATCCCGGCTATGTCAAGGACCTAGAAGAACTATTCGGCCGGAGCCTCGACGGAATCCGAATTTTGACCCCGTTCATTTGCGATTTCGGGAACCGCGTCAAGTTCGGCAAGGGCGTATTCATCAACCATTCCGCCATACTGAGCGCTTCTGGCGGAATCGAGTTTGAAGACGGGGTTTCCATTGCTCCGGGAGTACGTATTGCGACAATCAACCACGATTTCAACGAACGTCATACCAAGTACACCTACGGCAAGGTCACCATCAAGAGAAATGCATGGATTGGCATGAACGTGACGATTTGCCCGGGCGTAACTGTCGGCGAATATGCAGTGGTTGCTGCGGGAGCAGTACTCACGAAGGATGTGCCCGCCTATGCTGTGGTGGGTGGCGTCCCTGCGAAAGTCATCAAGATGCAGGACCCAGCTGAACAGAAAGAAAGGTAA
- a CDS encoding aldo/keto reductase, whose product MRWFSFLFVFLFMACSSDAASQAVPKVSDKGDSIVQNSKGAAPTVKLNSGFDMPVLGLGTWTLRGKVAEDAVYVAIKNGYRLIDTAKYYDNEEAVGRGIRRAIDEGLVKREDLFVTSKLVPWSSSLDEDIDDSLEKLGLEYIDLMLLHQHGSDAEDKAVYKAMERAVKAKKIRSIGISNYYTEKTAKRFFADFEIKPAVVQNENHVFYQNTEFKEYAKRYGAVVESYYPLGGRGHTEDVLGNKVVAKIAKTHGKSAAQVVLRWHVQSGYIAIPGSKNPDHIAENISIFDFELTDDEMKQIAALDTGHRYENW is encoded by the coding sequence ATGAGGTGGTTCAGTTTCTTGTTCGTTTTCCTGTTCATGGCGTGTTCGAGCGATGCGGCGTCGCAGGCGGTGCCGAAGGTTTCGGACAAAGGAGATTCAATCGTGCAGAATAGCAAAGGGGCGGCCCCAACGGTCAAGTTGAATTCGGGTTTCGATATGCCGGTTCTCGGGCTTGGCACTTGGACTTTGCGCGGCAAGGTGGCTGAAGACGCAGTCTATGTCGCCATCAAGAACGGGTATCGACTGATTGATACGGCAAAATATTACGACAACGAAGAAGCAGTGGGTAGGGGAATCCGCCGGGCGATTGACGAGGGGCTCGTGAAGCGCGAAGATTTATTCGTGACGTCGAAACTGGTGCCGTGGAGCAGTTCCCTGGACGAAGACATCGACGACTCTCTTGAAAAGCTGGGGCTCGAATATATTGATTTGATGCTGTTGCACCAGCACGGGAGCGACGCCGAGGACAAGGCGGTTTACAAGGCTATGGAACGTGCGGTGAAGGCGAAGAAAATCCGTTCCATCGGCATATCGAATTACTACACCGAAAAGACGGCGAAGCGCTTTTTTGCCGATTTCGAAATCAAGCCTGCCGTGGTGCAAAACGAAAACCACGTGTTTTACCAGAACACGGAATTCAAGGAATACGCAAAACGATACGGCGCTGTAGTAGAATCTTATTACCCGCTGGGCGGGCGCGGCCACACCGAAGATGTCTTGGGGAACAAGGTTGTCGCAAAGATAGCGAAGACTCACGGGAAATCGGCCGCACAGGTGGTGTTGCGCTGGCATGTGCAATCGGGCTACATTGCCATTCCAGGTTCCAAGAACCCCGACCACATCGCAGAAAACATATCGATTTTCGATTTCGAGTTGACAGACGACGAAATGAAGCAAATCGCCGCCCTCGATACGGGCCACCGCTACGAGAACTGGTGA
- a CDS encoding LysR family transcriptional regulator codes for MFVETYILRLLAGFLEYGTLSTVADKLYTSQPAVSRAFKKLEDEIGAPLFERKKNRIELNEKGRTVAEYAKRIMDLQSEMMEKVSPQGAGTRTYSIASMAILPAVRMMQELQEKHPGAQVTYKIIDNEAGVLKALNEGTADIGITLKAPRAKKYRAEKYMQERLSIALPKKHPLAKRKSIRLRELKGETIIQRSNVGFWEQVKRKKIPDAIFIKHDSTKGISKLIEQSSLLTFVSDHQFDYEIPKDRKIVPLADREMNVEFFKVTLA; via the coding sequence ATGTTTGTCGAGACTTACATTTTGCGTTTGCTGGCCGGGTTCCTAGAATACGGGACCCTTTCTACCGTAGCGGACAAGCTCTACACTTCGCAGCCGGCGGTGAGCCGCGCGTTCAAAAAGCTGGAAGACGAAATCGGCGCTCCGCTCTTCGAGCGCAAAAAGAACCGCATCGAGCTGAACGAGAAGGGACGCACGGTCGCCGAATACGCGAAGCGCATCATGGACTTGCAAAGCGAGATGATGGAAAAGGTCAGCCCGCAGGGAGCGGGCACGCGCACATACTCCATCGCATCGATGGCGATCCTCCCCGCAGTACGGATGATGCAGGAACTGCAAGAAAAGCACCCGGGGGCACAGGTCACCTACAAGATTATCGACAACGAGGCGGGGGTGCTGAAGGCGCTGAACGAGGGCACGGCGGATATCGGCATCACGCTCAAGGCCCCCCGCGCAAAGAAATACCGCGCCGAAAAATACATGCAGGAGCGGCTCTCGATTGCGCTCCCGAAAAAGCACCCGCTGGCCAAGCGCAAATCCATCCGGCTCCGGGAACTCAAGGGCGAAACCATCATCCAGCGCAGCAACGTGGGCTTCTGGGAGCAGGTCAAGCGCAAGAAGATTCCCGACGCCATATTCATCAAGCACGACAGCACGAAGGGCATTTCAAAGCTCATTGAGCAGTCTTCGCTGTTGACATTCGTTTCGGACCACCAGTTCGATTACGAAATTCCCAAGGACCGCAAGATTGTACCGCTCGCCGACCGCGAAATGAACGTGGAATTTTTCAAAGTGACGCTAGCGTAG
- a CDS encoding putative quinol monooxygenase, whose amino-acid sequence MSNITVNLRYTGKNGAAKKFAEEMVSSGTVAKIRAEKGNIRYEYFQSLDDPETILLIDAWESQAAIDVHHASPMMKTIAKLRDKYDLKMTVERYTPDNTMPKTDEKFIRK is encoded by the coding sequence ATGAGCAACATTACGGTAAACCTGCGCTATACGGGTAAGAACGGGGCGGCAAAGAAGTTCGCCGAAGAGATGGTTTCTAGCGGGACGGTGGCGAAAATCCGTGCCGAGAAGGGCAACATCCGCTACGAATATTTCCAGTCGCTGGACGATCCCGAGACCATCTTGCTGATTGACGCGTGGGAAAGCCAGGCTGCCATCGATGTGCACCACGCCTCGCCCATGATGAAGACGATTGCGAAGCTCCGCGACAAGTACGACTTGAAAATGACTGTTGAACGCTACACGCCCGACAACACCATGCCCAAGACCGACGAAAAGTTCATCAGGAAGTAG
- a CDS encoding phosphatase PAP2 family protein codes for MAFACATGSAAVEADSVTTSVTVDTAQKLSPFDHLGHNMLLSAFGWPLGFHMLGGALTYKFSMENNDLMVARFAARQDQLVYGIAFTPGMMMGTFFPILVPGYMYFISDNRALNNTGAVAVQATAVAFLYNNILKAISAREHPDAELNSGERSRDFKWGFFRRGVFYGWPSGHSMTNAAMAMSIASYNRDKPLVVAGCALYAGYIATSMVLGAKGEAHWFSDAVAGTLMGASIGWYIGSVFYKEKVGERQTPPKFTIAPLFYDDTKGAVLSMRI; via the coding sequence TTGGCTTTTGCCTGTGCCACGGGTTCCGCTGCTGTCGAAGCAGATTCCGTAACAACCTCGGTGACTGTCGATACCGCGCAAAAGCTTTCCCCGTTCGATCACCTGGGCCATAATATGTTGCTGAGTGCGTTCGGCTGGCCGCTCGGGTTCCACATGCTCGGCGGTGCGCTTACGTACAAGTTTTCGATGGAAAATAACGACTTGATGGTGGCGCGTTTTGCGGCCCGTCAGGACCAACTTGTTTACGGCATCGCGTTCACTCCCGGCATGATGATGGGGACATTCTTCCCGATTCTAGTTCCGGGCTACATGTACTTTATCAGCGACAACCGCGCACTGAACAACACCGGCGCCGTCGCCGTGCAGGCTACCGCCGTGGCGTTCCTCTACAACAATATTCTCAAGGCGATTTCGGCTCGCGAGCACCCTGATGCGGAACTCAACAGTGGCGAGCGTTCCCGCGATTTCAAGTGGGGGTTCTTCAGGCGCGGAGTCTTTTACGGCTGGCCCTCGGGGCATTCCATGACCAACGCGGCCATGGCCATGAGCATCGCAAGCTACAACCGCGACAAGCCCCTCGTCGTGGCGGGCTGCGCCCTGTATGCAGGCTACATCGCCACAAGCATGGTTCTCGGCGCAAAAGGGGAGGCCCACTGGTTCTCCGACGCCGTCGCGGGAACCTTGATGGGAGCCTCCATCGGCTGGTATATCGGCAGCGTGTTCTACAAGGAAAAGGTCGGTGAAAGGCAGACCCCACCCAAATTCACCATCGCCCCGCTATTCTACGACGACACCAAAGGCGCCGTGCTCAGCATGAGGATATAA
- a CDS encoding flavodoxin translates to MKKLARIYTLVLTLALALLSLVGCAERNRADQNADADFSKKGDVLVVYFTWSGHLRSMAHWIADEVGADYARILRKEEYPVSYNETVDVAKKEKDGNIYPEINLFLSDEEMKRYKTVFVGFPVWWYDVPMPVMTFLKQVNLQGKNVYAFFSHEGSSDGAGSLPTLEKLMQAKGAAFDKKTALSVRGSKVKDSENVVRDWVKALSK, encoded by the coding sequence ATGAAAAAACTCGCTAGAATTTACACTCTTGTCTTAACGCTTGCGCTTGCCCTGCTTTCCTTGGTGGGCTGCGCCGAACGCAACAGGGCCGACCAGAATGCCGATGCGGATTTCTCGAAAAAAGGCGATGTGCTGGTGGTGTATTTCACCTGGTCTGGGCACCTGCGGAGCATGGCGCACTGGATTGCCGACGAAGTCGGAGCCGATTACGCCCGCATCTTGCGCAAGGAAGAATACCCTGTTAGCTACAACGAAACAGTCGATGTCGCCAAAAAGGAAAAGGACGGAAACATTTATCCCGAGATAAACCTCTTCCTGAGCGACGAAGAAATGAAACGTTACAAGACTGTGTTTGTCGGCTTTCCGGTCTGGTGGTACGACGTGCCGATGCCCGTGATGACATTCCTAAAGCAGGTAAACCTGCAAGGCAAAAACGTCTATGCGTTCTTCTCTCACGAGGGGTCCTCTGACGGTGCCGGGAGCCTCCCTACCCTCGAAAAGCTGATGCAGGCGAAGGGTGCTGCATTCGACAAGAAAACCGCCCTTTCTGTGCGTGGAAGCAAGGTCAAGGATTCCGAAAACGTTGTCCGCGATTGGGTGAAGGCGCTCTCGAAATAA
- a CDS encoding amidohydrolase family protein has product MNFKNYLTASVVLTAFLAAAAFAGGAIDVHSHVIPADYLANLQKHNALLDEGFPLPKWDVSAHLKWMDEAQVQTSVLTLAAPQPYFGDANESAAIIRKVNEAGTSLKKQHPGRFMYCAALPLPDVKKSIAEAAYAIDTLKVDCIKLATNVKGQYLGAPELDPLFDYLNKKHAVVILHPHRPEPVNKDVMKQTPLAMQEYLSETTRAVTNMISRNVLARYSNVKVVVPHCGAYLPLALPRMKSLIPVMQQNKLIGKIDWEKNLASLYYDLAGAHSAETIRMMLTVTTPDHLLYGSDYPYVAPKVLTASIERLKAYLKKEADLAPYYDMILEGNARALFGDRATSGK; this is encoded by the coding sequence ATGAATTTTAAGAATTACTTAACTGCAAGCGTTGTTTTGACCGCATTCCTGGCCGCGGCCGCCTTTGCCGGCGGTGCCATCGACGTTCATTCCCACGTGATTCCTGCGGATTATTTGGCCAATTTGCAAAAGCATAACGCTCTGCTGGACGAAGGTTTTCCGCTCCCCAAGTGGGACGTGAGCGCCCACCTGAAATGGATGGACGAAGCCCAGGTGCAGACGTCCGTTTTGACGCTCGCTGCCCCGCAGCCCTATTTTGGCGACGCGAACGAAAGTGCCGCCATCATCCGCAAGGTGAACGAGGCCGGTACATCCCTGAAAAAGCAACACCCCGGTCGATTCATGTACTGCGCGGCACTCCCGCTGCCCGACGTGAAAAAGTCCATCGCCGAAGCGGCTTACGCCATCGATACGCTCAAGGTCGACTGTATCAAGCTTGCGACCAACGTAAAGGGTCAGTACCTGGGCGCGCCCGAACTGGACCCCCTGTTTGATTACCTGAATAAAAAGCACGCCGTCGTGATTCTGCACCCTCACAGGCCGGAGCCCGTCAACAAGGACGTGATGAAGCAGACGCCGCTTGCCATGCAGGAATACCTTTCCGAAACGACCCGTGCCGTCACCAACATGATTTCCAGGAACGTGCTGGCCCGCTACTCGAACGTGAAGGTGGTGGTGCCCCATTGCGGTGCATACCTCCCGCTCGCCTTGCCCCGCATGAAGTCGCTGATTCCCGTGATGCAGCAGAACAAGCTCATCGGGAAAATCGACTGGGAAAAGAACCTGGCATCGCTCTATTACGACCTTGCCGGAGCGCACTCCGCAGAGACCATCCGCATGATGCTCACCGTCACCACGCCCGATCACCTGCTTTACGGCTCCGATTACCCCTACGTGGCACCCAAGGTGCTTACCGCGAGCATCGAACGGCTCAAGGCCTACCTGAAAAAAGAGGCCGACCTTGCGCCCTATTACGACATGATTCTTGAAGGCAACGCCCGCGCGCTGTTTGGCGATAGGGCGACCAGCGGGAAATAG
- a CDS encoding ATP-binding protein produces the protein MSIIGRNSEIELLERYIASKKAEFIALYGRRRVGKTYLINQTFKGQFAFSMTGVLEGRKDDQIDAFLDAMDIFGYKSNERPKNWMEAFSQLRKALSDRISNGNPCIVFIDEIPSLDTQGSGFTKALGHFWNSWASTQDNFKLIVCGSATSWMIKNLIDSKAGLHNRITHEIKLLPFTLKETEEYLLSKNFTWSRQMVLQSYMFTGGVAYYLSLFDESESLAQNIDRLYFSENGEMRREYKRLFKTLFNAAEPYMRIVETLAQKKQGMTRKEIIASMKAEKGGTLSEQIQNLIECGFIRKYMVREKKVVKENSGIYQLVDPFTLFHLYFNGKAKGDTRFWENHINTPVVNTWLGLAFEKVCLLHTQQIKEALRIDAISTQQYSWRSKDKKTPAQIDLIIDRADGMINLCELKYSEIDYTLTESEFNKMERRFAAFVSETGTRKGIFKTLITASPLKKNQYSESIPVKLTADCLY, from the coding sequence ATGAGTATAATTGGAAGAAATTCTGAAATCGAACTGCTAGAGCGATATATCGCCTCTAAAAAGGCGGAATTCATCGCTTTATACGGTAGGCGTCGCGTAGGGAAAACCTACCTCATCAACCAAACCTTCAAAGGCCAATTCGCTTTTTCAATGACCGGAGTCTTGGAAGGTAGAAAGGACGACCAAATAGACGCGTTCCTTGACGCCATGGACATCTTCGGTTACAAGAGCAATGAACGTCCTAAAAATTGGATGGAAGCGTTTTCTCAACTGCGCAAAGCCCTTTCGGACAGAATTTCTAACGGCAACCCCTGTATCGTTTTCATTGACGAAATTCCAAGCCTCGATACACAAGGTTCTGGTTTTACAAAAGCCCTTGGGCATTTTTGGAATAGTTGGGCTTCGACCCAAGACAACTTTAAACTCATCGTATGTGGTTCCGCAACATCCTGGATGATAAAGAACCTCATAGACAGCAAGGCCGGGCTGCACAACAGGATTACACACGAGATAAAGCTTTTGCCTTTTACGCTCAAGGAAACCGAGGAATATCTACTCTCAAAAAACTTCACTTGGTCCAGGCAAATGGTCTTGCAGTCGTACATGTTCACAGGCGGTGTTGCCTACTACCTCAGCCTCTTCGACGAAAGCGAAAGCCTTGCCCAAAACATAGACCGACTTTACTTCTCCGAAAACGGGGAAATGCGGCGCGAATACAAGCGACTTTTCAAGACTCTTTTCAATGCGGCAGAACCATACATGCGTATTGTGGAAACACTCGCTCAAAAAAAACAGGGCATGACCCGCAAGGAAATCATCGCGTCAATGAAGGCTGAAAAAGGCGGAACCCTCTCCGAGCAGATTCAAAATCTCATCGAATGTGGATTTATCCGAAAATACATGGTGCGCGAAAAGAAGGTCGTCAAGGAAAACAGCGGCATTTATCAGCTGGTCGATCCGTTTACCTTATTCCACCTATACTTCAACGGCAAAGCCAAGGGCGACACCCGCTTTTGGGAGAACCACATCAATACCCCTGTCGTGAATACTTGGCTTGGGCTTGCTTTCGAAAAAGTCTGCCTGCTCCATACTCAACAAATTAAAGAAGCTCTCAGGATTGATGCGATTTCGACACAGCAGTATTCTTGGCGCAGCAAAGACAAGAAAACACCTGCCCAGATTGACCTGATTATTGACCGGGCCGACGGAATGATAAACCTTTGCGAATTGAAATACTCCGAAATAGATTACACCCTTACCGAATCGGAATTCAACAAGATGGAACGCCGTTTTGCAGCGTTCGTGAGCGAAACCGGAACCCGCAAGGGAATATTCAAAACGCTCATTACGGCAAGTCCTTTGAAAAAGAACCAATATTCAGAATCAATTCCCGTTAAGCTTACTGCGGATTGTTTATATTGA
- a CDS encoding DUF6261 family protein — MMKIHALNYRTLRNEEFLGLHKYFVEQTASITSEEIRKSIEAYRTSVTEYANLIEVSVDESAARAVSRLDSERNAAYSSCRNFAKSLKSLADGGVVATGERLRKIFAENADPTRLNQDQSTGTFTNLINTLKEIGDDKLSACGFKPWLENLESKHNEYLTAVQNRNKEIASKVADANKVYRERCLEGFGIVTTLAIGKATLDKDEGCIQFINAVNSHIDQKKVHLKLRKGKGKNTTVSPETTVVDFPTETKEEENAA; from the coding sequence ATGATGAAGATTCACGCTCTCAACTACAGAACACTCCGCAACGAAGAATTCCTGGGACTCCACAAGTACTTCGTTGAGCAGACTGCAAGCATCACCAGCGAAGAGATTCGCAAGTCCATCGAAGCCTACCGCACCTCTGTAACCGAATACGCTAACCTCATTGAAGTGTCTGTCGACGAATCTGCCGCAAGGGCCGTCAGCCGCCTTGATTCCGAACGCAATGCCGCCTACTCCTCTTGCAGGAACTTTGCGAAGAGCCTCAAGTCGCTTGCCGACGGCGGCGTGGTTGCCACGGGAGAACGTCTCCGCAAGATCTTTGCCGAGAACGCCGACCCCACGAGGCTGAATCAGGACCAGTCCACGGGTACTTTCACGAACCTCATCAATACCCTCAAGGAAATTGGTGATGACAAGTTGAGCGCCTGCGGATTCAAGCCCTGGCTCGAAAACCTCGAAAGCAAGCACAACGAATACCTGACGGCGGTGCAGAACCGCAACAAGGAAATCGCTTCGAAGGTGGCCGACGCCAACAAGGTGTATCGCGAACGCTGCCTCGAAGGATTCGGAATCGTGACGACGCTTGCTATCGGCAAGGCCACCCTTGACAAGGACGAAGGCTGCATCCAGTTCATCAACGCTGTGAACAGCCACATCGACCAGAAGAAGGTGCACCTGAAACTTCGCAAGGGAAAAGGGAAGAATACGACCGTGTCTCCCGAGACGACCGTGGTAGATTTCCCCACCGAAACGAAGGAAGAGGAAAATGCCGCATAG